In Geotalea uraniireducens, one genomic interval encodes:
- the cls gene encoding cardiolipin synthase, which translates to MSDPNGLTWAATLVSLAVAIPTAGHAVIYKRDPRSATLWVLLIALLPLGGSLLYGLFGINRYERRARRLFPGADPAVRQDLAPTMPQAVSAPFAGLAHLVGRATGQSLTSGNRIEPLVDGEQAYPAMLAAIESARHSVALASYIFDSQGIGAQFVDALRRAHERGVQVRVLIDDVYARWRPRSAYRALQRAGVPAATFNPTLIPARLHAAHLRNHRKLLVIDGKTGFTGGMNIFSPYWRPDAPEQACHDLHFRLRGPVVAHLMRCFTDDWCDTTGERLNEGFWGEPPATADEQGTSWARGIEAGPDETLDRLRWTFMGALSAAKHSVRIWTPYFVPDQPMIAALSTAALRGVRIDVLTPANGDHPTVQWAARAHYWQVLEHGVRIFERPGPFDHSKLMLVDGAWCCLGSANWDARSLRLNFEFNVEVYDTALSTRLSSLFDAARDASNEISAMALRACPLAIRLRDGVARLFTPIL; encoded by the coding sequence GTGTCCGACCCTAACGGGCTGACATGGGCAGCCACCCTCGTGTCGCTGGCGGTCGCCATCCCCACAGCGGGGCACGCGGTCATCTACAAGCGTGACCCGCGATCGGCCACGCTGTGGGTACTGCTGATCGCCTTGTTGCCGCTGGGCGGTTCGCTGCTGTATGGGCTGTTCGGCATCAACCGTTACGAGCGGCGGGCGCGGCGGCTGTTTCCGGGGGCAGATCCTGCTGTTCGGCAGGACCTCGCGCCTACGATGCCCCAGGCCGTATCGGCGCCGTTTGCCGGCCTGGCGCACCTGGTGGGACGTGCCACCGGCCAGTCGCTGACCAGCGGCAACCGCATCGAGCCGCTCGTCGATGGCGAGCAGGCCTACCCAGCCATGCTCGCTGCCATCGAGTCGGCGCGGCACAGCGTCGCGCTGGCTTCGTACATCTTCGACAGCCAAGGCATCGGGGCGCAGTTCGTCGATGCGCTGCGCCGGGCTCATGAGCGCGGCGTGCAAGTGCGGGTGCTGATCGACGACGTCTATGCCCGCTGGAGGCCCCGCAGCGCCTACCGCGCCTTGCAACGCGCCGGCGTTCCGGCGGCGACGTTCAACCCGACGTTGATTCCCGCGCGCCTGCATGCCGCGCATCTGCGCAATCACCGCAAGCTGCTGGTGATCGATGGCAAGACGGGTTTCACCGGCGGCATGAACATCTTCAGCCCGTATTGGCGGCCCGATGCGCCGGAGCAGGCCTGTCACGATTTGCACTTTCGTCTGCGCGGGCCAGTGGTTGCGCATCTGATGCGGTGCTTCACCGACGATTGGTGCGATACCACGGGCGAGCGGCTCAACGAGGGTTTCTGGGGCGAACCGCCCGCAACGGCTGATGAGCAAGGAACCTCTTGGGCGCGCGGCATCGAGGCCGGTCCCGATGAGACCCTGGACCGGCTGCGCTGGACCTTCATGGGCGCTTTGAGCGCCGCGAAGCATTCGGTGCGCATCTGGACACCGTATTTCGTCCCCGATCAGCCGATGATCGCGGCGCTGAGTACGGCTGCGTTGCGCGGCGTGCGTATCGACGTGCTGACGCCCGCAAACGGCGACCATCCCACGGTGCAATGGGCCGCACGCGCCCACTACTGGCAGGTGCTGGAGCACGGTGTGCGCATCTTCGAACGGCCGGGCCCGTTCGACCACAGCAAGCTGATGCTGGTAGACGGAGCGTGGTGCTGCCTGGGTTCGGCCAATTGGGATGCGCGCAGTTTGCGCCTCAACTTCGAGTTCAATGTGGAGGTGTACGACACCGCGTTGTCTACGCGGCTGTCATCCCTTTTTGATGCCGCCCGTGATGCATCGAACGAGATATCGGCCATGGCGTTGCGCGCCTGCCCGCTGGCCATCCGCTTGCGCGACGGGGTGGCCCGTCTGTTCACCCCCATTCTCTAG
- the ftsH gene encoding ATP-dependent zinc metalloprotease FtsH gives MEKKDQWNIGYWIVAGLLLLTLQNYWQAAKTVEPVPYSEFEKALAEGRVAEVLVSDRTVTGRLKSPDSRGKTTIVATRVEPDLAERLSKYDVPYARVVESTWLRDVLSWILPAVAFFGVWFFLFRRFAEKQGMGGFLSIGKSRAKVFMEKNTGVTFADVAGVDEAKAELVEIVDFLKNPQDYGRLGARIPKGVLLVGPPGTGKTLLAKAVAGEAGVPFFSISGSEFVEMFVGVGAARVRDLFEQARGQAPAIIFIDELDALGRARGVGGPIGGHDEREQTLNQLLTEMDGFDSSVGLIILAATNRPEILDQALLRAGRFDRQVLVDRPDKKGRLDILKVHVKKVTLAQDIDLEQVAALTTGFSGADLANLVNEAALAATRRKASAVELQDFTAAIERIVAGLEKKNRVLNPKERETVAYHEMGHALVALALPGTDPVHKISIIPRGIGALGYTLQRPTEDRFLMTRTDLEHKIAVLLGGRAAEKLVFGELSTGAADDLARATDIARDMITRFGMDEGLGYIAFEAQRPRFLDTPELAQGGCRVAESTQARIDQAIRDIVMGVFERAYRILDTNRAVLERCARELLVRETLDESDIRQLTQGLVRN, from the coding sequence ATGGAAAAGAAAGATCAATGGAACATTGGCTACTGGATCGTCGCCGGCCTGTTGCTGCTGACGCTGCAGAACTACTGGCAGGCGGCCAAGACCGTCGAGCCCGTGCCCTACAGCGAATTCGAGAAGGCGCTGGCCGAGGGGCGCGTCGCCGAAGTGCTGGTGTCGGACCGCACGGTCACCGGGCGCCTGAAATCGCCGGACAGCCGGGGCAAGACCACCATCGTGGCCACTCGCGTCGAACCCGACCTGGCCGAGCGGCTGTCCAAGTACGACGTGCCTTACGCGCGGGTGGTGGAAAGCACCTGGCTACGTGATGTGCTCTCCTGGATTCTGCCGGCGGTGGCCTTCTTCGGCGTCTGGTTCTTCCTGTTCCGCCGCTTCGCCGAGAAGCAGGGCATGGGCGGCTTCCTGAGCATCGGCAAGAGCCGTGCCAAGGTATTCATGGAGAAGAACACGGGCGTCACCTTCGCCGATGTCGCTGGTGTCGATGAGGCCAAGGCCGAGCTGGTCGAAATCGTCGACTTCCTGAAGAACCCGCAGGATTACGGCCGCCTCGGCGCGCGCATCCCGAAAGGTGTGTTGCTGGTTGGCCCGCCCGGCACGGGCAAGACCCTGCTGGCCAAGGCCGTGGCGGGCGAGGCCGGGGTACCGTTCTTCTCTATCTCCGGCTCGGAGTTCGTCGAGATGTTTGTCGGCGTGGGCGCGGCGCGGGTGCGCGACCTGTTCGAGCAGGCGCGCGGGCAGGCGCCGGCCATCATCTTCATCGATGAACTCGACGCGCTGGGCCGTGCACGCGGCGTCGGCGGGCCCATCGGCGGCCACGACGAGCGTGAGCAGACGCTCAACCAGCTGCTCACCGAGATGGACGGCTTCGACAGCTCGGTGGGGCTGATCATCCTCGCCGCCACCAACCGCCCCGAAATCCTCGACCAGGCGCTGCTGCGCGCCGGCCGCTTCGACCGCCAGGTGCTGGTGGACCGGCCCGACAAGAAGGGACGGCTGGACATCCTGAAAGTCCACGTCAAGAAGGTGACGCTGGCTCAGGATATCGATCTCGAACAGGTGGCTGCGCTGACCACGGGCTTTTCGGGTGCAGACCTCGCGAACCTGGTCAACGAGGCCGCGCTGGCCGCGACCCGGCGCAAAGCGTCCGCCGTGGAGTTGCAGGATTTCACCGCCGCCATCGAGCGCATCGTGGCGGGCCTGGAGAAGAAGAACCGAGTGCTCAATCCCAAGGAGCGGGAAACCGTGGCCTATCACGAGATGGGCCATGCGCTGGTGGCGCTGGCGCTACCAGGCACAGACCCGGTACACAAGATATCGATCATTCCGCGCGGCATCGGCGCACTGGGCTACACGCTGCAACGCCCCACCGAGGACCGGTTCCTGATGACGCGTACCGATCTCGAGCACAAGATCGCCGTACTGTTGGGCGGGCGCGCCGCAGAGAAGTTGGTGTTTGGCGAACTGTCGACCGGTGCCGCAGACGATCTGGCGCGGGCCACCGACATCGCGCGCGACATGATCACCCGCTTTGGCATGGACGAGGGGCTCGGCTACATCGCGTTTGAGGCGCAGCGGCCACGCTTTCTCGATACACCGGAACTGGCCCAAGGCGGCTGCCGGGTGGCCGAATCGACCCAGGCGCGCATCGATCAGGCCATCCGCGACATCGTGATGGGCGTGTTCGAGCGCGCCTACCGGATCCTCGACACCAACCGCGCGGTGCTGGAGCGTTGTGCGCGCGAACTGCTGGTGCGGGAAACGCTCGACGAAAGCGATATCCGTCAATTGACTCAAGGACTTGTTCGGAACTGA
- the psiE-GI gene encoding heat resistance protein PsiE-GI, producing the protein MKSTGRNPFQVFRDQWAIMSLYERFEQVVALVLSAVIAVIIVVSLFQLIAIVFTLLVLDAFNPLDHKVFQSVFGMIMTLLIAMEFKHSIVRVALRRDNIIQVKTVILIGLIALARKFVILDPEASPAKIAALAGATLALGATYWLLRKRGDRAAETSEHDPSSSQ; encoded by the coding sequence ATGAAGTCAACAGGCCGCAATCCATTTCAGGTGTTCCGTGACCAATGGGCCATCATGAGTTTATACGAGCGCTTCGAGCAGGTCGTTGCCCTCGTTCTGTCGGCGGTAATTGCCGTCATCATCGTGGTGTCGCTGTTCCAGCTCATCGCCATCGTCTTCACGCTGCTGGTCCTCGATGCCTTCAATCCCCTGGATCACAAGGTATTCCAGAGTGTGTTCGGCATGATCATGACGCTCTTGATCGCGATGGAATTCAAGCATTCCATCGTTCGCGTGGCGCTGCGTCGGGACAACATCATCCAGGTCAAGACCGTGATCCTCATCGGTCTGATCGCGCTGGCGCGCAAGTTCGTGATCCTTGACCCCGAGGCGAGCCCCGCAAAGATAGCCGCGCTGGCAGGCGCCACGCTGGCTCTGGGTGCGACCTACTGGCTGCTGCGCAAGCGCGGCGACCGCGCCGCCGAGACATCTGAGCATGATCCGTCATCATCCCAATGA
- the yfdX2 gene encoding heat resistance protein YfdX2, translating to MNEQTPNPNATNEGINEQAAVSSLPVSPEAKPEVVTEVQPEVQKETDSQAADKRKQVLDEAVSALSLTKSALAALDGKDTARALASLAEVTGKLELIVAREPTLALAPVDVRTIVHDLFANTETIEAMTDEALDALKHGEVQQARHVLALLASEIVITVTNIPLASYPAAVKSVVPLIDQGKIEEAKAALQAALSTLVEERSVLPLPVLRAKLLLQRAETLVEDGQRSEASNERLETLLNEARQQLEMAELLGYGKKKDFEPLYAELKKVKQKTAGGGGGKGWLDEIKAKLSKLF from the coding sequence ATGAATGAGCAAACACCGAATCCCAATGCGACGAACGAAGGAATAAACGAACAGGCCGCGGTAAGCAGCCTTCCTGTCAGTCCAGAGGCCAAGCCTGAAGTCGTCACGGAGGTACAGCCTGAGGTTCAGAAGGAAACGGACTCGCAGGCGGCAGACAAACGTAAACAAGTCCTCGATGAGGCCGTCTCGGCCTTGTCGCTGACCAAATCAGCGCTGGCCGCACTTGACGGCAAGGACACTGCACGCGCATTAGCATCGCTGGCCGAAGTGACGGGAAAGCTGGAGCTGATCGTCGCGCGCGAACCCACGCTCGCCCTGGCCCCCGTTGATGTGCGCACCATCGTGCACGACTTGTTCGCCAACACGGAAACCATTGAGGCGATGACCGACGAGGCGCTGGATGCCCTCAAACATGGCGAGGTGCAACAGGCACGTCACGTGCTGGCTTTGCTGGCCAGTGAAATCGTGATCACGGTCACCAACATCCCTCTGGCGTCCTATCCCGCAGCCGTGAAGTCAGTCGTGCCGCTGATCGATCAGGGCAAGATTGAAGAAGCCAAAGCCGCGCTGCAGGCAGCGCTCAGCACGCTGGTCGAGGAGCGCAGCGTGCTTCCGCTGCCCGTCCTGCGTGCGAAGCTGCTCCTGCAGCGCGCCGAGACCTTGGTAGAAGATGGTCAGCGCAGCGAAGCGTCCAATGAGCGCCTGGAGACATTATTGAACGAAGCGCGGCAGCAGTTGGAAATGGCAGAACTGCTGGGCTATGGAAAGAAGAAGGACTTTGAGCCCCTGTATGCCGAACTCAAGAAAGTCAAGCAAAAGACGGCTGGGGGAGGCGGCGGAAAAGGCTGGCTCGATGAAATCAAGGCAAAGCTGTCCAAGTTGTTCTGA
- the yfdX1 gene encoding heat resistance protein YfdX1, with protein sequence MNIKQPQLTFSALALAVVVGLSGPALAQSAAGSSPGAAAPSAASKAAQPQVDDKAAREAEKKRAELTQDAITALTKTQEALTLLDAKKTKEALAALELASGKLELVLARDAKLALAPVNVRVITRDIHANVETVKKAVKLSRELLGDGEVQKARPIVANLASEIVIETDNLPMATYPAAIKSAARLIDSGKIDDAKAELARALNTLVVTSVAFPLPVLRAEAAMAKAEKLAETGKRNAKQSKELSALLAYVRTEIELAQALGYGKKADFKPIFDQVKAIEQKSAGGKSGKGWFDELKTRIQKLF encoded by the coding sequence ATGAATATCAAACAGCCCCAATTAACCTTCTCCGCACTTGCCCTGGCGGTCGTCGTCGGACTGAGCGGACCGGCTCTGGCCCAATCGGCGGCAGGTTCTAGCCCAGGTGCTGCAGCACCCTCTGCCGCATCCAAGGCGGCGCAGCCACAGGTAGATGACAAGGCCGCCCGGGAAGCCGAAAAAAAGCGTGCTGAGCTCACTCAGGACGCCATCACGGCGCTCACCAAGACCCAGGAGGCTTTGACACTTCTTGATGCAAAGAAGACCAAGGAGGCGCTCGCTGCGCTGGAACTGGCCAGCGGAAAGCTGGAACTGGTATTGGCACGCGACGCCAAACTTGCTTTGGCGCCGGTCAATGTACGCGTCATCACCCGCGATATCCACGCCAACGTGGAAACGGTGAAGAAAGCGGTCAAGTTGTCTCGGGAGTTGTTGGGTGATGGCGAGGTGCAAAAGGCCCGGCCCATCGTCGCCAATCTGGCCAGCGAAATCGTGATCGAAACCGACAACCTGCCGATGGCAACGTACCCGGCAGCGATCAAGTCGGCCGCACGGCTCATCGACAGCGGCAAGATCGACGATGCCAAGGCGGAACTCGCCCGAGCACTGAACACGCTGGTGGTGACCTCGGTCGCCTTTCCTCTGCCCGTGCTACGGGCTGAAGCCGCGATGGCAAAAGCTGAAAAGCTGGCCGAGACCGGCAAGCGCAATGCCAAACAGAGCAAGGAGCTCAGCGCCCTGCTGGCCTACGTGCGCACGGAAATCGAGCTGGCGCAAGCCCTAGGCTATGGCAAGAAAGCGGACTTCAAGCCCATCTTCGATCAGGTGAAGGCTATCGAGCAGAAATCCGCCGGAGGAAAAAGCGGCAAGGGATGGTTCGACGAGTTGAAGACGCGCATCCAAAAGCTGTTTTGA
- the trx-GI gene encoding heat resistance system thioredoxin Trx-GI: MKNDLHLVCPHCQSINRVPTAKLSEHPNCGRCQQPLFTGEPIELTTATFSRHVERSDLPLLVDFWAPWCGPCKMMAPQFQQAARQLEPRVRLAKVNTEAEPHLAAQFGIRSIPTLALFQGGREIGRQAGALGAQDIVRWASAQVGR, encoded by the coding sequence ATGAAGAATGATCTTCACCTCGTCTGTCCGCATTGCCAGTCCATCAACCGCGTACCGACTGCGAAGCTATCGGAACATCCCAACTGCGGCCGCTGCCAGCAGCCCTTGTTCACGGGCGAACCCATCGAGTTGACCACGGCGACGTTCTCGCGCCACGTGGAGCGCAGCGACCTGCCACTGTTGGTCGATTTCTGGGCACCTTGGTGCGGGCCGTGCAAGATGATGGCCCCGCAGTTCCAGCAAGCGGCGCGCCAGCTCGAACCCAGGGTCAGGCTGGCCAAGGTCAATACCGAGGCAGAACCCCACCTGGCCGCGCAGTTCGGCATCCGCAGCATTCCGACGCTCGCCCTGTTCCAGGGTGGGCGGGAGATCGGGCGTCAGGCCGGCGCCTTGGGCGCGCAGGACATCGTGCGCTGGGCATCTGCACAGGTGGGGCGCTGA
- a CDS encoding S1C family serine protease, with translation MAYPDPYQRPAPDHFVRRWLFITACIAALMLLWQFLPAIEAWFSPREAAERTVTARGDLAADEKATIELFEKSRASVVYITTAQLVRDVWTRNVFSVPRGTGSGFIWDDAGHVVTNFHVIQGASEATVKLADGRDYQAALVGASPAHDIAVLKIGVGFKRPPAVPIGTSADLKVGQKVFAIGNPFGLDWTLTTGIVSALDRSLPGEAGGPAIDHLIQTDAAINPGNSGGPLLDSAGRLIGINTAIYSPSGASAGIGFAVPVDTVMRVVPQLIKTGKYIRPALGIQVDEQLNQRLLALTGSKGVFVLRVTPGSAAHKAGLAGVEVTPQGIVPGDRIIGVDGKATDDVAKLLARLDDRKVGDVVVLSVERAGKTREVRVELQPGI, from the coding sequence ATGGCCTACCCCGACCCGTACCAACGTCCCGCGCCGGACCACTTCGTCCGGCGCTGGCTCTTCATCACCGCCTGCATTGCCGCGCTCATGCTGCTGTGGCAGTTTCTGCCCGCCATCGAGGCCTGGTTCAGTCCGCGCGAGGCGGCAGAACGCACCGTGACGGCGCGTGGCGATCTGGCGGCGGACGAGAAGGCCACCATCGAACTGTTCGAAAAATCGCGCGCCTCGGTGGTGTATATCACCACCGCACAGCTGGTACGAGACGTCTGGACGCGCAATGTCTTCTCCGTGCCGCGCGGCACCGGCTCGGGCTTCATCTGGGACGACGCCGGCCACGTTGTCACCAACTTCCACGTCATCCAGGGTGCGTCCGAAGCCACCGTCAAACTCGCCGACGGCCGCGACTACCAAGCCGCGCTGGTGGGGGCAAGCCCCGCGCACGACATCGCTGTGCTCAAGATCGGCGTCGGTTTCAAGCGCCCGCCTGCCGTGCCGATCGGCACCAGCGCCGACCTCAAGGTGGGTCAAAAGGTCTTTGCCATCGGCAACCCCTTCGGCCTGGACTGGACGCTCACCACCGGTATCGTCTCCGCGCTCGACCGCTCGTTACCCGGAGAAGCGGGCGGCCCGGCCATCGATCACCTGATCCAGACCGACGCCGCCATCAACCCTGGCAACTCCGGTGGGCCGCTGCTCGATTCGGCAGGAAGGCTCATCGGCATCAACACGGCGATCTATAGCCCCTCCGGCGCCTCGGCCGGGATTGGTTTCGCCGTGCCGGTGGACACCGTCATGCGCGTAGTCCCGCAACTCATCAAGACCGGTAAGTACATCCGTCCGGCGCTGGGCATTCAGGTGGACGAACAGCTCAATCAGCGCCTGCTGGCGCTGACTGGAAGCAAGGGCGTGTTCGTGCTGCGTGTTACCCCTGGTTCGGCAGCGCACAAGGCCGGCCTCGCGGGTGTCGAAGTCACGCCGCAAGGCATCGTGCCCGGCGACCGCATCATCGGTGTTGATGGCAAGGCGACGGACGATGTGGCTAAGCTGCTCGCGCGGCTAGACGACAGGAAGGTCGGCGATGTGGTGGTCTTGTCAGTGGAACGGGCCGGCAAAACGCGCGAAGTGCGTGTGGAGCTGCAACCGGGGATTTGA
- a CDS encoding zinc metalloprotease HtpX, with amino-acid sequence MIRHHPNDPRAALLQHRWLNRLQTGLLILTLVGIAAAAGSLLFGESGLWLALFAVAGTLLLEPAAASALTLRLYRARALHPHEAPEIWALLRELSARAGLPATPVPHYVPSAVVNAFATGSKQEASIALTDGLLRRLSPRELAGVLAHEIAHIASEDLRVMGLADSVSRFTSLLALMGQIAILLSLPALLVGAAEVYWPGLLLLAASPQLALLAQLGLSRVREFDADRLAAELTGDPQGLASALAKIERVSRSWRAWLWPGWGNPEPSWLRTHPATQERISRLLTLAPGPASALPLHAPHFLPESALTPRPPRWRPSGLWR; translated from the coding sequence ATGATCCGTCATCATCCCAATGACCCGCGCGCGGCGTTGTTGCAACACCGCTGGCTCAACCGCCTGCAGACCGGGCTGTTGATCCTGACCCTGGTCGGGATCGCAGCCGCCGCAGGAAGCCTGCTGTTCGGGGAAAGCGGCCTGTGGCTCGCGCTGTTTGCCGTTGCAGGCACGCTGCTGCTGGAACCGGCAGCCGCATCGGCGCTGACCTTGCGCCTGTACCGCGCGCGGGCCCTGCACCCGCACGAAGCGCCCGAGATTTGGGCCCTGTTGCGCGAGCTGTCCGCCCGTGCCGGTTTGCCCGCCACGCCGGTGCCGCACTACGTGCCCAGTGCCGTCGTCAACGCCTTCGCCACCGGATCGAAGCAGGAGGCATCGATCGCCCTCACCGATGGCCTGCTGCGCCGCCTGAGCCCACGCGAGCTGGCGGGTGTGCTCGCGCACGAGATCGCGCACATCGCCAGTGAGGATCTGCGCGTCATGGGGCTGGCGGATTCCGTCAGTCGCTTCACGAGCCTACTGGCCCTTATGGGACAGATCGCGATCCTGCTGAGCCTGCCCGCGCTGCTGGTTGGCGCGGCGGAGGTCTATTGGCCTGGTTTATTGTTATTGGCCGCATCGCCCCAGCTGGCCCTGCTCGCACAGCTCGGCTTGTCTCGCGTGCGTGAGTTCGACGCTGACCGCCTCGCTGCGGAACTGACTGGCGACCCGCAGGGGCTTGCGTCCGCGCTGGCGAAAATCGAGCGGGTCAGCCGCTCCTGGCGCGCCTGGTTGTGGCCGGGATGGGGCAATCCCGAACCCTCCTGGTTGCGCACGCATCCGGCCACGCAAGAACGCATCTCACGCCTACTGACGTTGGCGCCTGGGCCAGCATCAGCGTTGCCACTCCACGCGCCCCATTTCTTGCCGGAATCCGCTTTGACGCCGCGCCCACCGCGCTGGCGCCCGAGCGGGCTGTGGCGCTGA
- the hdeD-GI gene encoding heat resistance membrane protein HdeD-GI gives MNTDTITNSNGDDPTKALCSLSQNWWLFALRGVLALIFAALAFEMPQSALLAMTLVFGAFSLVNGAFNLVAAVRHIQKKERWGWLLFSGIVGILTGVVVLVAPWVATMVMASFLWASVGFWAIFTGVLEISAAVRLRQEIKGEIWLAFSGLLSIVLGAIVLWIFFSRPAESFLAAGWLLGFYAAVYGVTLLFLSWRLRKTRQG, from the coding sequence ATGAATACAGACACCATCACCAATTCCAATGGGGATGACCCCACCAAAGCACTGTGTTCGCTGAGCCAAAATTGGTGGCTTTTTGCGCTGCGCGGTGTCTTGGCATTGATTTTCGCAGCCCTTGCGTTCGAGATGCCACAATCGGCTCTGTTGGCCATGACCTTAGTGTTCGGCGCATTTTCCTTGGTCAATGGCGCTTTCAACTTGGTTGCAGCGGTGCGCCATATCCAGAAAAAAGAGCGCTGGGGCTGGCTGCTGTTCAGCGGCATTGTCGGCATCCTTACCGGCGTCGTCGTCCTGGTTGCTCCTTGGGTCGCCACGATGGTCATGGCTTCTTTTTTATGGGCTAGCGTGGGGTTCTGGGCGATTTTCACCGGTGTGCTGGAGATATCCGCCGCGGTTCGGCTGCGTCAAGAAATCAAGGGTGAAATCTGGCTTGCCTTCAGTGGACTGCTCTCGATTGTCCTTGGCGCTATCGTCTTGTGGATATTCTTTTCCCGTCCGGCCGAGTCATTCCTGGCCGCAGGCTGGCTGTTGGGCTTCTATGCGGCAGTCTATGGTGTCACGCTTTTGTTCTTGAGTTGGCGTCTTCGCAAAACGCGCCAGGGATAA
- the kefB-GI gene encoding heat resistance system K+/H+ antiporter KefB-GI → MQDLLGATLILLAACSLAAVATAAFRVPALLGYLAVGALLGPSVSGVVAPGEALDFLSELGVALLLFMVGLEFSLGHFWLTRKTVLVAGSLQMVVVAAPLTLMLMGLGQPAQSAALLGAAAAMSSTALVSRQLADQGELTTRHGRSAIAVLVFQDLASVPLLALLAIWARGESPKIESVLLEVLGVLMLFAAAALASRRLLHGLLGWVARQGHEESFVLVSLCVVVAAAAAAHAVGVSAALGAFLAGIVLGESDFRHHMESHLKPFRDVLSGVFFVTIGLQLDGAQILSAPLAVFAWLAVLVPVKIGLNTLALRATRLSALDAWRTGIALGHGGEFALLLLGMVLQQHLIPATVVQPMLVALVLSMALAPLLIRHHDVLARFLSRTGGVIQPPQAEEVEITAQTARFRDHVIICGAGELGLTVSEILRHAGVAHLLLEADEQKVEAERAAGVPVFHGDASRPDTLLAAGLAQARLVVLTFAHAQQVLRIAQAIAERRPALTLWVSCGRTAAADAFRATPNVRVYQQSFAAGLGLAEQVMSSLGMSAELVERNISAMRRRLDSGNVAGSPSA, encoded by the coding sequence ATGCAGGACTTGCTCGGCGCCACCCTGATCCTGCTGGCGGCATGCAGCCTCGCGGCGGTGGCGACGGCGGCGTTCAGAGTACCCGCCTTGCTGGGTTACCTCGCCGTCGGCGCCTTGCTGGGCCCGTCGGTCAGCGGTGTAGTCGCGCCGGGAGAAGCGCTTGATTTTCTGTCCGAGCTGGGCGTGGCGCTGCTGCTGTTCATGGTCGGACTGGAATTCTCCCTCGGGCACTTTTGGCTCACTCGTAAGACCGTACTGGTGGCTGGCAGTTTGCAGATGGTCGTTGTGGCCGCACCTCTGACCCTGATGCTGATGGGGTTGGGGCAGCCAGCTCAGAGCGCTGCGCTGCTCGGCGCTGCGGCGGCCATGTCGTCCACGGCGCTGGTCAGCCGACAGCTGGCCGACCAAGGCGAGCTCACCACCCGCCACGGCCGCAGCGCCATCGCCGTGCTGGTCTTTCAGGACCTGGCCAGCGTGCCCCTGCTGGCCCTGCTGGCGATCTGGGCGCGCGGCGAGTCGCCGAAGATCGAGAGCGTGCTGCTCGAAGTGTTGGGCGTGCTGATGTTGTTCGCGGCAGCGGCCCTCGCCTCCCGTCGTCTGTTGCATGGCCTGCTGGGCTGGGTGGCGCGGCAGGGCCACGAAGAATCCTTCGTGCTGGTTTCCTTGTGCGTGGTGGTGGCTGCCGCCGCTGCTGCACACGCGGTCGGCGTATCCGCCGCCCTAGGTGCGTTTTTGGCCGGCATAGTGCTGGGCGAGAGCGACTTCCGTCACCACATGGAAAGCCACCTCAAACCGTTTCGCGATGTGTTGTCGGGGGTGTTCTTCGTGACCATCGGCCTGCAGTTGGACGGAGCGCAGATTCTTTCGGCACCACTGGCGGTGTTCGCGTGGCTGGCAGTGCTGGTACCGGTCAAGATCGGGCTCAACACCCTGGCCTTGCGGGCGACGCGCCTATCCGCCCTCGATGCCTGGCGCACGGGCATAGCGTTGGGGCATGGCGGCGAGTTCGCCCTGCTGTTGTTGGGCATGGTCTTGCAGCAGCATCTGATTCCCGCGACCGTCGTACAACCCATGCTGGTCGCGCTGGTCCTCAGCATGGCCTTGGCACCGCTGCTGATCCGCCATCACGATGTACTTGCCCGGTTCTTGAGCCGCACCGGCGGCGTCATTCAGCCACCCCAGGCTGAAGAAGTTGAGATCACTGCGCAGACAGCGCGATTTCGAGACCACGTCATCATCTGCGGCGCGGGCGAGCTTGGCCTGACCGTCAGTGAGATTCTTCGCCACGCCGGCGTGGCGCATCTGCTGCTGGAAGCAGACGAGCAGAAGGTAGAGGCCGAGCGTGCCGCCGGCGTGCCGGTGTTCCATGGCGATGCGAGTCGGCCCGATACCCTGCTGGCTGCCGGGTTGGCACAAGCGCGTCTGGTGGTGCTCACGTTCGCCCATGCTCAGCAAGTGCTGCGCATCGCCCAGGCGATTGCCGAGCGCCGTCCGGCGCTGACCTTGTGGGTGTCATGCGGAAGGACGGCCGCGGCCGATGCATTTCGCGCCACGCCCAACGTGCGTGTGTACCAGCAATCCTTTGCCGCAGGCCTTGGGCTGGCGGAACAAGTGATGTCGTCGCTTGGCATGTCGGCCGAGCTCGTCGAACGAAACATCAGTGCGATGCGCCGCCGTCTCGACAGCGGCAATGTCGCAGGGAGTCCATCTGCATGA